A genomic window from Gemmatimonadota bacterium includes:
- a CDS encoding peptide chain release factor-like protein, with protein sequence MTDDTASAVPPAPPPPDDEALLAECRVDTFRAGGKGGQHQNRTESGVRLVHAPSGITVTARTSRSQHRNLRTALTELRRRLEERSRPPTPRKRTRVPAAEKARRREEKRRRGRTKDMRKPPTPEE encoded by the coding sequence ATGACGGACGACACCGCAAGCGCCGTTCCTCCTGCTCCACCGCCTCCCGACGACGAGGCGCTGCTGGCGGAGTGCCGCGTGGACACGTTCCGCGCGGGCGGCAAGGGTGGGCAGCACCAGAACCGGACCGAGTCCGGCGTGCGGCTCGTCCACGCGCCGAGCGGCATCACCGTGACCGCTCGTACGTCGCGCAGCCAGCACCGGAACCTGCGCACGGCGCTCACGGAGCTCAGACGGCGCCTCGAGGAGCGGAGCCGTCCGCCGACGCCACGGAAGCGCACCCGCGTGCCGGCCGCCGAGAAGGCGAGGCGCCGGGAGGAGAAGCGGCGGCGGGGGCGCACGAAGGACATGCGCAAACCTCCCACGCCGGAGGAGTGA